The Thermococcus sp. genome has a window encoding:
- the pyrE gene encoding orotate phosphoribosyltransferase, translated as MDKRDELIEAFFREKAILFGRFVLTSGKESDYYINVKKLITNPGVLKLIAELMKEKAEELGVEFDRVAGPELGAVPIATALSLETGKPLVIVRKKPKGHGTGSQIEGEVRPGDRVLLVEDVTTTGGSVLRSAKVLEKEGAKVSAILVVVDREEGAGENLRDYTFAPLVTVSELFARRDSVND; from the coding sequence ATGGACAAGAGAGACGAGCTAATCGAGGCCTTTTTCAGGGAGAAGGCTATACTCTTCGGCCGCTTCGTGCTGACGTCGGGGAAGGAGAGCGACTACTACATCAACGTCAAGAAGCTCATAACCAACCCGGGGGTTCTAAAGCTGATTGCAGAGCTGATGAAAGAGAAGGCTGAGGAGCTTGGAGTTGAGTTCGACAGAGTTGCGGGTCCCGAGCTCGGAGCTGTCCCTATAGCGACGGCGCTTTCCCTCGAAACGGGCAAACCCCTCGTAATCGTCAGGAAGAAGCCCAAAGGCCACGGAACCGGGAGTCAGATTGAAGGTGAGGTAAGGCCCGGAGACAGGGTTCTCCTCGTCGAGGACGTGACAACGACGGGTGGAAGCGTCCTCCGTTCGGCGAAAGTCCTTGAAAAGGAAGGGGCAAAGGTATCGGCTATCCTCGTCGTCGTTGATAGGGAGGAAGGCGCAGGGGAAAACCTGAGGGACTACACCTTTGCACCCCTAGTTACCGTCTCAGAGCTTTTCGCCAGAAGAGACTCCGTGAATGACTGA
- a CDS encoding MinD/ParA family protein, which produces MVSIVITGRGGAGKTTMTANLSTYLSGIGLRTLAIDGDLYLPKLAFHFGIYNPVTNLHTLLKNEESSLKDSLYRDVRTGVDILPGSSKLYDVLNIDQRRLRKIVMDVQAKYDVTLIDSPVGIPFDTISTFRLAQYQLIIIEVERGPIHSFHRMVENEVEKLKALGEAYGLKVGVIINKVREAEPAIEGIVNFLEGSFNVPVVGIIAHDPAVPASQNEGIPVIAFSPHARASKDITTAGRVLSEWVFGRRKKKGLWERIKEVFLSVIHGVSSGEKL; this is translated from the coding sequence ATGGTGTCGATAGTGATTACTGGCAGGGGTGGTGCCGGGAAGACGACGATGACGGCCAATCTCTCGACTTACCTCTCTGGAATCGGCCTCAGAACCCTCGCGATAGACGGTGACCTTTACCTTCCAAAACTCGCCTTCCACTTCGGGATATACAACCCCGTGACAAACCTCCACACCCTCCTTAAGAACGAGGAGTCAAGCCTTAAGGATTCCCTCTACCGGGACGTAAGGACCGGCGTTGATATTCTTCCCGGGAGTTCAAAGCTTTACGATGTTCTCAACATAGACCAGAGAAGGCTAAGGAAGATTGTGATGGACGTCCAGGCCAAATACGACGTTACGCTGATAGACTCCCCGGTGGGGATACCCTTCGACACAATCTCGACCTTCAGGCTTGCTCAGTATCAGCTAATCATAATCGAGGTTGAGAGGGGACCGATTCATTCCTTCCACAGGATGGTTGAGAACGAGGTCGAGAAACTGAAGGCTCTTGGCGAGGCTTATGGCCTAAAGGTTGGGGTCATCATAAACAAGGTTCGCGAAGCTGAACCGGCAATTGAAGGTATAGTGAACTTCCTCGAAGGGAGCTTCAACGTCCCGGTCGTTGGGATTATCGCCCACGACCCGGCGGTTCCAGCGAGCCAGAACGAGGGAATTCCTGTCATAGCCTTCTCCCCACACGCGAGGGCATCGAAGGACATAACCACAGCGGGAAGGGTTCTGAGCGAGTGGGTGTTCGGGAGGAGAAAAAAGAAGGGCCTCTGGGAGAGGATAAAGGAGGTCTTTCTGTCAGTCATTCACGGAGTCTCTTCTGGCGAAAAGCTCTGA
- a CDS encoding ArsR family transcriptional regulator, producing the protein MFGRRKDIVYKVLATKKRAVALQNLSAELETPAPALLKTVRELESEGLVEVFYGREKASIMVKAKTLEDYI; encoded by the coding sequence ATGTTTGGGCGCCGTAAGGATATAGTCTATAAGGTTTTGGCAACCAAGAAGAGGGCCGTTGCCCTCCAGAATCTCAGTGCCGAGCTCGAGACACCCGCTCCGGCCCTGCTCAAAACCGTTAGGGAGCTGGAGTCTGAAGGTCTCGTTGAGGTCTTCTACGGCCGTGAGAAGGCCTCAATCATGGTGAAGGCCAAGACGCTTGAGGACTACATTTGA